The proteins below are encoded in one region of Rubripirellula reticaptiva:
- a CDS encoding sulfatase-like hydrolase/transferase codes for MYKNTLKTLTLCWCTFALQTSEFSRANEPAKQPPNVVIILADDLGIECLSTYGGRSHQTPHIDKLATQGMRFTHCFSNPTCSPSRATLLTGRYSFQHGVKQVIWREKEHADLYLRTSHPSFARQLKASGYTTAIAGKWQLSFLHQRNTIKDFGFDTYQCWQIYDQQLAKTRRYHQPHFIQDGNIIADQIEHRYGPDVNTDFLVNFIQTNAQMGKPFLAYYTCLLPHYPWVPTPDSKEKDYELSDTEGIGDPRYFPDMVRYLDKNIGRIMKTIADSAAAENTILIFLADNGTDRRLKNNWGENKTIAGGKGTMTDRGTHVPLIIRWPGKVAPGTTCDDLVDFTDLMPTLCELTGAALPDEAIHGRSFASQLLGHASTPRDWVHIQDYEKRHVRSRDYIYTNEGQLRPVVKIWQKPAPPIKQPSSAAEQAAIEQLDAALIQLGDDVL; via the coding sequence ATGTACAAAAATACGCTCAAAACGCTAACTCTTTGTTGGTGCACGTTTGCGCTGCAAACTAGTGAGTTCTCACGAGCGAATGAACCTGCGAAGCAGCCGCCAAATGTCGTCATCATTCTTGCTGATGATCTCGGTATCGAATGTCTGTCGACGTATGGCGGACGGTCGCACCAGACTCCTCATATCGACAAGCTCGCCACCCAAGGCATGCGGTTTACACATTGCTTTTCCAACCCAACGTGTTCGCCCTCGCGTGCGACTCTCTTAACCGGGCGATACTCCTTTCAGCATGGCGTGAAGCAAGTGATCTGGCGCGAGAAAGAGCACGCCGACCTCTACCTGCGAACCAGCCACCCCAGCTTCGCTCGGCAACTCAAAGCATCGGGGTACACCACGGCGATCGCTGGAAAGTGGCAACTCTCGTTTCTGCATCAGCGAAATACGATCAAGGACTTTGGTTTCGATACATACCAGTGCTGGCAGATCTACGACCAACAGCTCGCCAAGACCAGACGCTATCATCAGCCGCACTTCATCCAGGATGGCAACATCATTGCCGACCAGATCGAACATCGTTACGGCCCAGATGTGAACACTGATTTCCTGGTCAACTTCATTCAAACCAATGCGCAGATGGGCAAGCCTTTCCTTGCCTACTACACGTGCCTGCTGCCGCATTACCCATGGGTCCCAACTCCGGACAGCAAGGAAAAGGATTACGAACTCTCCGATACCGAAGGCATCGGCGACCCTCGCTATTTCCCTGACATGGTTCGCTATCTGGATAAAAACATCGGCCGCATCATGAAGACGATCGCTGATTCAGCGGCTGCCGAAAACACGATCCTGATCTTTTTGGCCGATAACGGGACCGATCGTCGTCTCAAGAACAACTGGGGCGAAAACAAAACCATTGCTGGCGGAAAAGGCACCATGACAGATCGCGGCACGCATGTTCCGTTGATCATCCGCTGGCCGGGGAAAGTCGCTCCCGGCACGACGTGCGACGACCTCGTTGACTTCACTGATCTCATGCCCACATTGTGCGAACTGACCGGGGCTGCCTTGCCTGATGAAGCGATTCATGGCCGTAGTTTTGCGTCTCAGCTTTTAGGCCACGCAAGTACTCCAAGAGATTGGGTGCACATTCAAGACTACGAGAAACGTCATGTCCGAAGCCGGGACTATATCTATACCAATGAAGGACAATTACGGCCGGTGGTCAAGATTTGGCAGAAGCCCGCTCCGCCGATCAAGCAACCGTCGTCTGCTGCCGAGCAAGCGGCGATCGAGCAACTCGACGCCGCTCTGATTCAGCTCGGAGATGACGTCCTCTGA
- a CDS encoding FAD-dependent oxidoreductase has protein sequence MIKRLCFLLLAFTAASFVGTCPATEPATAFAESLPRYYAPVERTEAQRLTFDVAVYGSTPGGITAAIQAARMDKKVVLISFGVHVGGLTTGGLTATDIGTNTSVGGLAREFYNRMGTITNFSSYEAETKFLEMLKEAGVTVLLRRPLESAEASDKRIQSISLMTGETIVAKMFVDATYEGDLYAAAGVSYRVGREPRSAFHESLAGQWQAESWKGVYQFCDLPISPFAQPGDLNSGLLPEIAIEPAGKPGQGDYKVQAYNFRMILTNKDSKIPFPQPKRYDAGRYALLARFLNFDANITWTLNYTVKPMTDGPVQMRRGDSNNAGSFSSDYVGGNYPWPDGTYLPGSFDELPEPRRGLPMPMAALYELREKIFQDHINYQVGMMYFLANDPSIPKPLQQRVNTFGLDPNEFKSTGHWPHELYVREGRRMVSDYIMNQDNCEGRRIAEDSVGLASYAMDSHFCQRVVVVRDGKTTVRNEGGFGKSCPTPYPVAYRSIVPSRRECENLLVPVTLSSTHAAYGSIRMEPVFMILGQSAGAAASKAIDAKATVQDMPYNKLREQLLASGQKLQN, from the coding sequence ATGATCAAGCGACTATGTTTCCTTCTTCTCGCATTCACCGCAGCGTCATTCGTCGGCACCTGTCCAGCGACAGAGCCAGCCACAGCCTTCGCAGAATCACTGCCGCGATACTACGCGCCGGTTGAACGCACCGAGGCCCAACGCCTCACGTTCGATGTCGCTGTCTACGGCAGCACGCCGGGTGGAATCACGGCCGCAATTCAGGCGGCGCGGATGGACAAGAAAGTCGTACTCATTTCGTTCGGCGTCCATGTCGGCGGCCTGACCACAGGTGGTCTGACAGCGACCGACATTGGCACGAACACATCCGTCGGTGGCTTGGCTCGCGAGTTTTACAACCGAATGGGTACGATAACTAATTTCAGCTCTTATGAGGCCGAGACTAAGTTTCTTGAGATGCTAAAAGAAGCCGGCGTTACGGTACTGCTTCGCCGGCCGTTGGAGTCCGCTGAGGCCAGCGACAAGCGGATCCAATCCATCTCGTTAATGACTGGCGAGACGATCGTCGCGAAGATGTTTGTCGATGCGACCTACGAAGGAGACTTGTACGCGGCCGCAGGCGTCTCCTACCGGGTCGGCCGCGAGCCAAGGTCCGCGTTTCACGAATCGCTCGCTGGACAATGGCAGGCGGAATCATGGAAAGGTGTGTACCAGTTCTGCGATCTGCCCATCAGCCCGTTCGCCCAACCTGGTGACCTGAACTCGGGCCTCCTCCCGGAGATCGCGATCGAGCCCGCCGGCAAGCCTGGACAAGGCGACTACAAGGTCCAGGCTTACAACTTCCGCATGATCTTGACAAACAAAGACAGCAAGATCCCCTTCCCTCAACCCAAACGCTACGACGCAGGTCGATATGCATTACTGGCACGCTTTCTGAACTTCGATGCCAACATCACGTGGACACTGAACTACACCGTCAAGCCAATGACCGACGGCCCGGTGCAGATGCGTCGTGGCGACTCCAACAACGCGGGGAGCTTCTCCAGCGATTACGTTGGCGGCAACTATCCGTGGCCCGATGGCACCTACCTCCCTGGCTCTTTCGATGAACTGCCCGAGCCACGCCGAGGATTGCCGATGCCCATGGCCGCGCTGTACGAGTTGCGTGAAAAAATCTTTCAAGATCACATCAACTACCAGGTCGGCATGATGTATTTCCTGGCCAACGACCCAAGTATCCCCAAGCCGCTGCAGCAACGCGTCAATACGTTCGGACTGGATCCCAATGAGTTCAAGAGCACAGGCCACTGGCCCCACGAACTCTATGTCCGCGAAGGCAGGCGGATGGTCTCGGACTACATCATGAACCAAGACAACTGCGAGGGAAGACGCATCGCAGAGGACTCGGTCGGACTCGCTTCGTACGCGATGGATTCACACTTCTGCCAACGCGTGGTTGTCGTGCGCGACGGCAAAACAACCGTCCGTAACGAAGGCGGATTCGGCAAGTCATGCCCCACGCCCTATCCCGTTGCGTACCGTTCGATCGTGCCAAGCAGGCGTGAGTGCGAGAACCTGTTGGTGCCCGTCACTCTGTCATCCACCCACGCCGCCTATGGCTCGATCCGCATGGAACCGGTTTTCATGATTCTCGGCCAAAGCGCAGGTGCCGCTGCCTCCAAGGCGATCGATGCAAAGGCAACAGTGCAAGACATGCCTTACAACAAGCTGCGAGAGCAACTACTTGCAAGTGGCCAGAAGTTGCAGAACTAG
- a CDS encoding BlaI/MecI/CopY family transcriptional regulator — protein sequence MQLSDAEWIVMNLIWDSGPTEASEVIAALGSDNGWSDATVKTMLHRLVKKGALTTEQIGKKYRYTVAVRRGACVRKASRSFLDVVFGGDAAPALLHLVKTSKLSEDELSQLRELLDSKTKNSQNKGSKE from the coding sequence ATGCAGCTATCAGACGCGGAATGGATCGTAATGAATCTCATTTGGGATTCGGGTCCAACGGAAGCAAGCGAAGTCATCGCGGCGCTCGGATCGGACAACGGTTGGTCCGACGCGACTGTCAAAACCATGCTTCACCGATTGGTGAAGAAGGGTGCATTGACGACCGAGCAAATCGGTAAGAAATATCGCTACACCGTCGCGGTGCGTCGCGGCGCCTGTGTCCGCAAAGCAAGTCGTTCATTTTTGGACGTCGTCTTCGGTGGGGATGCCGCACCGGCTCTTCTGCATCTGGTGAAAACGTCCAAGTTGAGCGAAGACGAATTGTCTCAATTGCGTGAACTGTTGGATTCCAAAACGAAGAACTCTCAAAACAAGGGATCAAAGGAATGA
- a CDS encoding M56 family metallopeptidase has product MIEQIAEPCVEVTYLAFLASWRALPVFAIVAVLAMVLRNRLPARYLCWLWLIVIARLLLPFSVESTVAISSIADKPARTLVSGDEEVAVDSVGFDTFTYEDDDGKSVTVALLPPGATAEEQAAADAYVSKISSEELALSASNASQQQYNQVNAIESPSAKPDTLLEFIAYSIVLALPAIGVVLLLRSFASHVRFALALRTLPLVNDRATIDCLLRVCDELGVGRRPKLKEVPSLHAPAMFGVFRPVICLPTRWRERLTTKQLEWVFRHEVAHVKGRDGLLLSMATLARSLHWFNPLSWIAVAKLQYSMERAADELVTLHLNETQVREYGELLLQFAAGQPSPRTRPTIGLLAMAAPKGLGQRIESLGTPVRSRSWLRELVAISAIGMVAICGLTDAKPIETPVVKPRPVPNFEVALSGGDWKRPDDLIQSPTVPDTRVVSINVEKALRKAKELEPRIDAERFVLNYFAMYPVTSDQRADAIITDGMMTVEVTKPQETLIKQMLSAFEKSGLWQIVTELRVIDTNIKLLDQFDWSTSETTARVARLDRAPVLDNPELWPEATLSFNALGLSPSTNENYRIEQSASMPIRAAKISRLQSERFIRQLQLDSRSNLMQAPKVTMFNGQCAVISDVYQRPFVTDVWEIAGDKATAIQPKISVFEDGWKFLLKTTVSSDEDVKLQMVLTQASVEGVKLASLPNSRSNDPDQRVTIQVPTVKSDSIAVESMLKESEALLVFSPKPYSSESDEDDNKSNFGIGQVFMIRTQLISDHEFLKGFVPEQDDD; this is encoded by the coding sequence ATGATCGAACAAATTGCTGAACCGTGCGTTGAAGTGACCTATCTCGCATTTCTTGCCAGTTGGCGAGCGTTGCCTGTTTTTGCGATCGTCGCCGTTTTGGCGATGGTGCTCCGCAACCGATTGCCAGCACGCTACCTGTGCTGGCTTTGGCTGATCGTGATCGCAAGGTTGTTGCTGCCTTTTTCGGTCGAATCGACGGTTGCGATCAGTTCCATCGCTGACAAACCTGCACGAACGCTGGTTTCGGGCGATGAAGAAGTCGCGGTAGATTCAGTTGGCTTCGATACATTTACCTACGAAGACGACGACGGGAAGTCCGTGACGGTTGCACTCCTGCCACCCGGTGCTACCGCTGAGGAACAGGCTGCGGCGGATGCCTATGTGTCGAAGATCAGCTCGGAGGAGTTGGCTTTGAGTGCGTCTAACGCGTCACAGCAACAGTACAACCAAGTGAACGCAATTGAATCTCCGTCTGCAAAGCCGGATACGTTACTGGAGTTCATCGCCTACTCAATAGTCCTCGCCTTACCGGCCATTGGGGTTGTGTTGCTACTTCGGAGCTTCGCATCACATGTTCGTTTCGCGTTGGCATTGCGGACGCTTCCACTCGTTAACGATCGAGCGACAATCGACTGTCTGTTGAGGGTTTGTGACGAGCTCGGTGTAGGACGGCGACCCAAGCTGAAGGAAGTTCCGTCGCTTCATGCACCGGCCATGTTTGGGGTGTTTCGGCCAGTTATCTGCCTTCCTACCCGATGGCGAGAAAGGCTGACAACAAAACAGCTCGAATGGGTGTTTCGTCACGAGGTCGCTCACGTCAAAGGTCGGGACGGTTTGCTGCTTTCGATGGCGACTTTGGCGAGATCGCTGCATTGGTTCAACCCTTTGTCTTGGATTGCGGTTGCCAAGCTTCAGTACAGCATGGAGAGAGCCGCCGATGAACTCGTGACGCTCCACTTGAATGAGACGCAGGTTCGCGAATATGGCGAACTCCTGCTTCAATTTGCTGCCGGCCAACCATCGCCGCGCACGCGCCCAACAATCGGGCTTCTCGCGATGGCGGCACCGAAAGGTCTCGGGCAGCGAATCGAATCGTTAGGAACGCCAGTTCGTAGTAGAAGTTGGCTTCGAGAATTGGTGGCAATTTCTGCGATCGGCATGGTTGCCATCTGTGGATTGACCGACGCCAAACCAATCGAAACGCCTGTGGTGAAGCCACGACCCGTTCCAAATTTCGAGGTTGCGTTGTCCGGAGGTGACTGGAAACGCCCTGACGATTTAATCCAGTCTCCAACTGTCCCGGACACTCGAGTCGTATCCATCAATGTCGAAAAAGCACTGCGAAAAGCGAAGGAACTTGAGCCGCGAATTGATGCGGAGCGATTTGTGCTCAACTATTTCGCGATGTACCCGGTGACTTCAGATCAGCGTGCCGATGCGATAATCACTGACGGCATGATGACCGTCGAGGTAACGAAACCGCAAGAAACGCTGATAAAGCAAATGCTGTCGGCATTCGAGAAGTCGGGGCTCTGGCAGATCGTCACCGAGCTTCGAGTAATCGACACCAACATTAAACTACTGGATCAATTTGATTGGTCGACGTCCGAGACGACAGCACGCGTCGCGCGACTCGATCGCGCACCCGTGCTGGACAATCCAGAACTCTGGCCGGAAGCAACGCTCTCGTTCAATGCTTTGGGTTTGTCGCCGAGCACGAACGAAAACTACAGAATTGAGCAATCTGCCTCGATGCCGATTCGCGCCGCCAAAATCAGTCGGCTGCAAAGCGAACGATTCATTCGTCAACTGCAACTCGACAGTCGCTCGAACCTCATGCAAGCTCCCAAGGTCACGATGTTCAACGGCCAATGTGCCGTCATCAGCGATGTTTACCAACGACCATTCGTCACCGATGTGTGGGAGATTGCTGGTGACAAAGCTACGGCGATTCAGCCAAAGATTTCTGTTTTTGAGGACGGTTGGAAATTCTTATTGAAAACGACCGTTTCTTCGGATGAGGACGTAAAGTTGCAAATGGTCTTAACTCAAGCGAGTGTTGAAGGTGTAAAGCTCGCGAGCCTCCCGAATTCGCGTAGCAATGATCCGGACCAACGAGTGACCATCCAAGTACCAACGGTCAAGTCGGATTCAATCGCCGTGGAAAGCATGCTGAAAGAGTCGGAAGCGTTGCTAGTGTTCTCGCCCAAACCGTATTCGAGTGAGTCTGATGAGGACGATAACAAGAGCAACTTTGGCATTGGTCAAGTATTCATGATCCGTACGCAACTCATCTCAGATCACGAATTCCTGAAGGGCTTCGTCCCCGAGCAAGATGATGATTGA
- a CDS encoding AAA family ATPase, translating to MPETLNPTVYVIAGPNGAGKTTFAKQYLSRFANCDEFVNADLIAAELSPTDPDSQALIAGRMMLDKIEELAQHRGTFSFETTLAGRSHAARIRRLRANFGYDVKLVFVWLPSPELAVLRVAGRVQQGGHNIPEATIRRRYRQGIANFAKLYTPIVDGWIVFDGAESPPTEIMRFESQELLISDDAHFEFLNQTTQEMMP from the coding sequence TTGCCCGAAACATTGAATCCAACCGTCTACGTCATCGCCGGCCCGAATGGTGCCGGCAAGACGACATTCGCGAAGCAATACCTGTCTCGGTTCGCCAATTGCGACGAGTTTGTAAACGCGGATCTCATTGCTGCTGAGCTTTCACCCACGGATCCAGATTCTCAGGCATTGATTGCCGGACGGATGATGCTGGATAAAATCGAAGAACTGGCCCAGCACCGGGGCACCTTCAGTTTTGAAACAACTCTCGCCGGACGATCGCATGCCGCGCGGATTCGACGCCTGAGAGCCAACTTTGGTTATGATGTAAAATTGGTGTTTGTTTGGTTGCCCAGCCCTGAGTTGGCCGTGCTGCGAGTGGCCGGGCGTGTCCAACAGGGCGGCCACAATATTCCTGAAGCGACAATCCGGCGACGCTATCGACAAGGCATTGCGAATTTTGCAAAGCTATACACCCCAATCGTTGATGGTTGGATTGTTTTCGACGGGGCCGAGTCGCCGCCAACCGAGATCATGCGTTTTGAAAGCCAAGAACTGCTCATCTCTGATGACGCCCATTTTGAATTCCTCAATCAAACAACGCAGGAGATGATGCCATGA